CTCATCGAGCTGCACTCCATCCTCACCGCCATCAGCCACCTGCCTCCGCGCACGGAGACCGAGCGCCCCCGCGTCGTCGAGCGCAACCGGGAGAAGGAGGTCATCAAGCGCCGGTTGGCGGCGCTCGCCGGCTCCAGCCCCGAGGTGGCCGCCCACCTCGAGGCCAATGTGAAGGCCTTCAACGGCACCCCGGGTGATCCGCGCTCCTTCGACGCTCTGGACGAGCTGCTGGCGGGGTGCAGCTACCGGCTGGCCCACTGGCGCGTGGCGGGGGAGGAGATCAACTACCGCCGCTTCTTCGACATCAACGGGCTGGCGGCCATCCGGGTGGAGGATCCGGACGTCTTCACCGAGGCCCACCAGCGCATCTTCGAGTGGCTGCGCCAGGGCTGCATCACCGGGCTGCGCATCGATCACCCGGATGGGCTCTACGATCCCACGGCCTACTTCCTCAACCTGCAGGAGCAGTTCTTCGTGGAGCGGGCGCGGGCCCTGTTCGACGCCGAGTACACGAACCGGGCGGAGCTCTGGCCGGAGGTGGAGCGGCGGCTGCGCGAGCGCTGGCAGGCGGAGGCGGGGGCCCACGTGGACTCGCCGCTGCGCAAGGCGCTCTATGTGGCGGTGGAGAAGATCCAGGGCGGCCGCGAGCGCATTCCGGAGGGCTGGGCGGTGCATGGCACCACCGGCTACCGCTTCGCCAACGCGGTGGGTGGCGTCTTCGTGAACCCGGATGCGGAGGGGCCGCTGACGGACGCCTACCACCGCTTCATCGGCGAGGCGCCCCACTTCGATGAGCTGGTCTACGACAAGAAGCGCCTCATCCTGCGCGACTTCATGTCGAGCGAGCTGAACATGCTCGCGCACCGGCTCAACCGCATCTCGGAGATGAACCGGCGCTCGCGCGACTTCACCCTCAACAGCCTGCGGCGGGCGCTGTCGGAGTTCATCGCGCTCTTCCCCGTCTACCGCACCTACGTGGATGACTGGCGGCCGGAGCTGGACGAGCGCGACGTGCGCTACATCCGGGACACGTTGCGTCATGCCAAGGCGCGCAACGCCACCCTCAACGCCTCCATCTTCGACTTCCTGGGGGACGTGCTGCTGCGGCGCTACCCGGAGCACCTGGGGCCGCACGAGCGGGCGGAGATGCTCGCCTTCGTCATGAAGGTGCAGCAGCTCACGGGCCCGGTGATGGCCAAGGGGCTGGAGGACACCGTCTTCTACGTCTACCACCGGCTCGCCTCGCTCAACGAGGTGGGCGGGGAGCCGGAGAACTTCGGCACCACGACGGAGATCTTCCACGCCCGCAACCAGGAGCGCGCGGCGCACTGGCCGGCGAGCATGCTCACCACCAGCACGCACGACACCAAGCGCAGCGAGGACGTGCGCGCGCGCATCAACGTCCTCACCGAGCTGCCCGGCGAGTGGCGTCAACGGGTGGAGCGCTGGTCCCAGCTCACGCGCACCCACCGCCTGGAGCGGCCCGAGGGCCCCTCGCCCTCGCTCAACGACGAGTACCTCTTCTACCAGACGGTGGTGGGCGCCTGGCCCATGGGCCCCTCCCTCTCCTCCGAGGGCCTCGCGGAGCTGCGCGGCCGCATCCGCGACTACATGCTCAAGGCCATCAAGGAGGCCAAGGTCCGCACCTCGTGGACCAACCCGGACCCGGCCTACGAGGAGGGCATGGCGAAGTTCGTGGAGGCCTGCCTGGACGAGGGCAAGAGCCGCGCCTTCCTCGAGGACCTCCAGGCCTTCAAGCGCCGCATCGAGCGGGCGGGCCAGCACAACGCGCTCGGGCAGTTGCTGCTGAAGCTGGGCTCGCCCGGGGTGGTGGACACCTACCAGGGCTGCGAGCTGTGGGATCTCTCCCTCGTGGACCCGGACAACCGCCGGCCGGTGGACTACGGCGTCCGGGCCCGGCTGCTGGAGGCGCTGGACCGGGAGGCCGAGCCGGACCGGCCGGGCCTGTGCTCCCGGCTGGTGGCGGACATGGACGATGGCCGCATCAAGCTCTTCGTCCTGACCGAGGGACTGCGCCTGCGTCAGCGCCAGAAGGCCCTCTTCTGCCGGGGTGGGTACCAGGCGCTCCACGCGGTGGGCCCCCGCGCCGACGCGGTGGTGGCCTTCGCCCGCGAGCACGAGCGGGCCGCCGTGATTTGCGCCGCACCGCGCTACACCCTCTCCGCCCTGGAGTCCCCCGGGGGTCTCCCGGGGGCCTATGAAGAAACGTCCCTGGATCTGCCCGAGTCCTATGCGAGCATGACGTTCCGGGACGTATTCACCGGCCAGGAAGTGCGGCCGGGGCGACGGGAGGGTGGCGCGGTGCTGCCCCTCGCGCCGCTACTGGCGGGCTTCCCGCTGGTGCTGCTGGAGAGGAGCGATGGATGAAACGGGCGGAGGTGCTACCAGGCAAGCCGTACCCCCTGGGCGCCACGTACCTTGGTAACGGAGTCAACTTCGCCGTCTTCAGCGAGCACGCGCGGAAGATCGAGGTGTGTCTCTTCGATCCGGACAACCCCGCGCGCGAGGTGCGCCGCTACGTGCTGCCCGAGCAGACGCAGCACGTGTGGCACGGCTTCATCCCCGGGCTGCAGACGGGCACCCTCTACGGCTTCCGCGCCCATGGGGCCTACGAGCCCCGGCGCGGCATGCGCTTCAACCCGCACAAGCTGCTGGTGGACCCGTACGCGCGCGCCCTGCACGGGCAGGTGGACTTCTCCGCCCCCGTCTACGCCTACGAGCTCGGCGAGGATGAGCAGGATCTCGCCTTCGACATCCGCGACAGCGCCGCCGGTGTCCCCAAGGCCGTGGTGCTGACCGACGACTTCGACTGGGAGGGGGACAGCGCTCCCGCCGTGCCGCTGCACCGCACGCTCCTCTACGAGGCCCACGTGAAGGGCCTCACGAAGCTGCACCCCGACATCCCCGAGCACCAGCGCGGCACCTACGCGGCGCTGGGCCACCCCGCCCTCATCGAGCACCTGCGCAAGCTGGGCGTCACCGCGCTGGAGCTGCTCCCCATCCACACCCACGTGGACGAGCCCTTCCTCGTCAACAAGGGCTTCACCAACTACTGGGGCTACAGCACCCTGGGCTACTTCTCCCCGGACGCGCGCTTCAGCGCCTCCGGCTCGCGCGGCGGCCAGGTCGCCGAGTTCAAGTCCATGGTGAAGGCGCTCCACCGCGCCGGCATCGAGGTCATCCTCGACGTCGTCTACAACCACACCTGCGAGGGCAACCACCTCGGGCCCACCCTGTCCTTCAAGGGCCTGGACAACACCGCCTACTACCGGCTGCTGGAGAAGGATCCGCGCTACTACCAGGACTTCACCGGCACGGGGAACTCGTGGAACGCCACCCACCCCTACGCGCTCAAGCTCGTCATGGACTCCTTGCGCTACTGGGTGGAGGTGATGCACGTGGACGGGTTCCGCTTCGACCTGGCCACCACCCTGGGCCGGGACCGGCACGGCTACGACACCCGCGCCGCCTTCTTCCAGATGGTGCATCAGGATCCCGTGCTCAGCCGGGCGAAGCTCATCGCCGAGCCCTGGGACGTGGGTGACTTCGGCTACCAGGTGGGCAACTTCCCCGTCCTCTGGAGCGAGTGGAACGGCAAGTACCGCGACACCATCCGCCGCTACTGGAAGGGCGATGACCGGCAGGCGGCGGAGATCGGCTACCGGCTCACCGGCTCGTCGGACCTGTACGCACTGAGCGGCCGCAAGCCCACCGCGAGCGTCAACTTCATCACCGCCCACGACGGCTTCACCCTGCACGACCTCGTCACCTACAGCCAGAAGCACAACGAGGCCAACCTGGAGGAGAACCGGGACGGGGCCAACGACAACCACTCGTGGAACTGCGGCGTGGAGGGCGAGACGAAGGACCCGGAGATCAACGCCCTGCGCGAGCAGCAGAAGCGCAACTTCCTGGCCACGCTCTTCCTCTCCCAGGGCGTGCCCATGCTCCTGGCCGGCGACGAGATGGGCCGCACCCAGAAGGGCAACAACAACGCCTACTGCCAGGACAACGCCCTGTCCTGGGTGGACTGGAACCTCACCGAGTCCCAGCGCAAGCTGCTCGACTTCACCATCCAGCTCAGCCGCCTGCGCCGGGAGCAGCCCGTGCTCACCAAGCGCAAGTTCTTCCGCGGCTCGCGCTTGTGGGACAGCGAGCTCAAGGACCTGGCCTGGTTCCGTCCGGACGGGCAGGAGATGAAGAAGGAGGACTGGGAGAAGCCCTATGTGCGCTCCGTGTCCTTCCTGCTCGGCGGCGATGCCATCGTCACCCCGGACGACGAGGGAAATCGCATCGTCGGAGACACACTCCTGGTGTTGATGAACGCCCACCATGAGCCCATCACCTTCCAGCTCCCGGCCATCGAGTGGGGCGCGGACTGGGAGGAGGTGGTGGACACCGGCGAGTCCCGGGTGACGCTGCACACCCATACCCCCGCCGGGGGCTCGGTGATGGTGGCGGGACGGGCCCTGGTGGTGCTGCGCCGCCCGGCCACGGACGAGGCGCTCCGGCGGGAGTAGGACCGTAGGAGTATCAAGGGTGTCGACGGCGGGCCCCCCTGCCCGTTATAGGGGGGGCCGTGAACACTCAAAGCGCGCTCTGGCTGGGCTTCAACCTCTTCGTCGTCGCCATGCTGGCGCTCGACCTGGGGGTCTTCCACCGCAAGGATCATGCGGTGTCGCCCAAGGAGGCCGGGGCCTGGACGGGCGTGTGGATCACCATCAGCCTGCTCTTCTGCGGTGGCCTGTTCTATTTCGGCTACTGGAACCGCGAGCAGGCCCTGCAGTGGGTGACGGCCTACGTCGTCGAGTACTCCCTCTCGGTCGACAACCTCTTCGTCTTCCTGATGGTGTTCTCCTACTTCCGGGTCGTGCCGGAGGTGCAACACCGGGTGCTCTTCTGGGGCATCGTCGGCGCCTTCA
The sequence above is drawn from the Archangium gephyra genome and encodes:
- the treY gene encoding malto-oligosyltrehalose synthase, translated to MRLEGSAVSGGDAGQVGGEALAGKLYGRVRDELLARATPLSTYRLQLHKGFPFSAAREAVPYLARLGVTDVYCSPYLKASPGSTHGYDCVDHKQLNPEVGSPEEHAAFCSTVREHRLGQVLDVVPNHMGIETFNPLWFDVLENGPSSMYARFFDIDWTPVKDELEGKVLLPVLGDQYGVVLERGELKLGYRDGAFFIHYYDRLLPLAPRQYGRVLGRNLEALEARLGAEHSHLIELHSILTAISHLPPRTETERPRVVERNREKEVIKRRLAALAGSSPEVAAHLEANVKAFNGTPGDPRSFDALDELLAGCSYRLAHWRVAGEEINYRRFFDINGLAAIRVEDPDVFTEAHQRIFEWLRQGCITGLRIDHPDGLYDPTAYFLNLQEQFFVERARALFDAEYTNRAELWPEVERRLRERWQAEAGAHVDSPLRKALYVAVEKIQGGRERIPEGWAVHGTTGYRFANAVGGVFVNPDAEGPLTDAYHRFIGEAPHFDELVYDKKRLILRDFMSSELNMLAHRLNRISEMNRRSRDFTLNSLRRALSEFIALFPVYRTYVDDWRPELDERDVRYIRDTLRHAKARNATLNASIFDFLGDVLLRRYPEHLGPHERAEMLAFVMKVQQLTGPVMAKGLEDTVFYVYHRLASLNEVGGEPENFGTTTEIFHARNQERAAHWPASMLTTSTHDTKRSEDVRARINVLTELPGEWRQRVERWSQLTRTHRLERPEGPSPSLNDEYLFYQTVVGAWPMGPSLSSEGLAELRGRIRDYMLKAIKEAKVRTSWTNPDPAYEEGMAKFVEACLDEGKSRAFLEDLQAFKRRIERAGQHNALGQLLLKLGSPGVVDTYQGCELWDLSLVDPDNRRPVDYGVRARLLEALDREAEPDRPGLCSRLVADMDDGRIKLFVLTEGLRLRQRQKALFCRGGYQALHAVGPRADAVVAFAREHERAAVICAAPRYTLSALESPGGLPGAYEETSLDLPESYASMTFRDVFTGQEVRPGRREGGAVLPLAPLLAGFPLVLLERSDG
- the glgX gene encoding glycogen debranching protein GlgX encodes the protein MKRAEVLPGKPYPLGATYLGNGVNFAVFSEHARKIEVCLFDPDNPAREVRRYVLPEQTQHVWHGFIPGLQTGTLYGFRAHGAYEPRRGMRFNPHKLLVDPYARALHGQVDFSAPVYAYELGEDEQDLAFDIRDSAAGVPKAVVLTDDFDWEGDSAPAVPLHRTLLYEAHVKGLTKLHPDIPEHQRGTYAALGHPALIEHLRKLGVTALELLPIHTHVDEPFLVNKGFTNYWGYSTLGYFSPDARFSASGSRGGQVAEFKSMVKALHRAGIEVILDVVYNHTCEGNHLGPTLSFKGLDNTAYYRLLEKDPRYYQDFTGTGNSWNATHPYALKLVMDSLRYWVEVMHVDGFRFDLATTLGRDRHGYDTRAAFFQMVHQDPVLSRAKLIAEPWDVGDFGYQVGNFPVLWSEWNGKYRDTIRRYWKGDDRQAAEIGYRLTGSSDLYALSGRKPTASVNFITAHDGFTLHDLVTYSQKHNEANLEENRDGANDNHSWNCGVEGETKDPEINALREQQKRNFLATLFLSQGVPMLLAGDEMGRTQKGNNNAYCQDNALSWVDWNLTESQRKLLDFTIQLSRLRREQPVLTKRKFFRGSRLWDSELKDLAWFRPDGQEMKKEDWEKPYVRSVSFLLGGDAIVTPDDEGNRIVGDTLLVLMNAHHEPITFQLPAIEWGADWEEVVDTGESRVTLHTHTPAGGSVMVAGRALVVLRRPATDEALRRE